The Lycium barbarum isolate Lr01 chromosome 9, ASM1917538v2, whole genome shotgun sequence genome has a segment encoding these proteins:
- the LOC132610304 gene encoding galactolipase DONGLE, chloroplastic-like has product MLRLPNIPNLNFPTFSEEFLSKPCLLRPNEGISVLPAPPLTLQQQLRISPKPSPTVISTKEISKNNATRTNTTLDCTCSNSSSSGCCNSSNIGRLASIWREVQGSKNWENLVDPLDSLLREEIIRYGEFVAACYDAFDVDPNSRRYLNCKYGKRRMLSEVGLGESGYEVTKYIYATPDKNVFPIGGNSIGSSCGKWIGYIAVSNDEETKRLGRRDVLVTFRGTVTIPEWIANLMSSLTPARLDPHYPRPQVKVEAGFLSLYTSNEGKKFGLGSCREQLLSEVGRVLNKYKGEDMSITLAGHSMGSALALLLAYDIAELGLNKDKLNIDHTIPVTVFSFGGPRVGNSGFKERCEELGVKVLRITNINDPITKLPGVFLNEHFRVLGGKYEVPWSCSCYAHVGVEILLDFFKMHNPSCVHDLGTYLSLLKCPRRLQVQGKEGDDFFNRAKEFVISGAQNKLNFNALQLKNAAMNMVNLVQSQRT; this is encoded by the coding sequence ATGCTTAGGTTACCAAATATTCCAAATCTGAACTTCCCTACATTTTCAGAAGAGTTTTTGTCTAAGCCATGTTTGTTAAGACCAAATGAAGGTATCTCAGTTTTACCTGCACCACCTCtgacattacaacaacaactacgCATCAGTCCCAAACCATCACCAACTGTGATATCCACTAAGGAAATATCGAAGAACAATGCTACTAGGACTAATACTACATTGGATTGTACTTGtagtaatagtagtagtagtggtTGTTGTAATAGTAGTAATATTGGGAGATTGGCTTCCATTTGGAGAGAAGTTCAAGGGTCAAAAAACTGGGAAAATCTAGTAGATCCATTGGACTCTCTTCTCCGAGAGGAGATTATCCGATATGGAGAGTTTGTGGCTGCTTGTTATGATGCATTTGATGTTGATCCAAATTCAAGAAGATACTTAAATTGCAAGTATGGAAAGAGGAGGATGTTGAGTGAAGTAGGGTTGGGTGAATCAGGCTATGAAGTGACAAAATACATATATGCTACTCCAGACAAAAATGTCTTTCCAATTGGTGGCAATAGTATAGGCTCATCATGTGGAAAATGGATTGGTTATATTGCAGTATCAAATGACGAAGAAACAAAGAGACTTGGGAGGAGAGATGTGCTTGTTACTTTTCGGGGAACGGTCACTATCCCTGAATGGATAGCTAATTTGATGAGCTCATTGACTCCTGCTCGTCTTGATCCTCATTATCCGAGACCTCAAGTTAAGGTTGAAGCTGGATTCTTGAGTTTGTACACCTCCAATGAGGGCAAAAAGTTTGGCCTTGGAAGTTGTCGCGAACAATTACTATCCGAGGTAGGGAGAGTACTAAATAAGTATAAAGGGGAGGATATGAGCATAACTTTGGCAGGACATAGCATGGGGAGTGCATTAGCGCTCTTACTAGCTTATGACATTGCAGAGTTGGGCCTGAATAAGGACAAGTTGAATATTGATCACACGATACCTGTGACCGTTTTTTCCTTTGGAGGGCCAAGAGTTGGAAACTCAGGCTTCAAAGAGAGGTGTGAAGAGTTAGGTGTAAAAGTTttgagaataacaaatataaatgACCCCATTACAAAACTTCCTGGGGTTTTTCTAAATGAGCATTTTAGGGTTTTGGGTGGGAAGTATGAGGTTCCGTGGAGTTGCTCATGCTATGCACATGTTGGAGTTGAGATCTTGTTAGATTTCTTCAAGATGCATAATCCTTCATGTGTACATGACTTAGGAACTTATCTTAGTTTGCTTAAGTGTCCAAGGAGGTTACAAGTTCAAGGAAAAGAAGGCGATGATTTCTTCAATCGAGCAAAGGAATTTGTCATTTCTGGGGCTCAAAATAAATTAAACTTCAATGCCTTGCAATTGAAAAATGCTGCCATGAATATGGTGAACTTGGTTCAATCCCAAAGGACTTAA